The Theropithecus gelada isolate Dixy chromosome X, Tgel_1.0, whole genome shotgun sequence genome includes a window with the following:
- the LOC112616315 gene encoding protein SSX3-like: protein MAGSYSLRNSSSLPSNNLQITQTKGPAAGKTQAVSLAGQTAPSTINGDDAFARTPRVGAQIPEKIQKPFDDIAKYFSKKEWEKMKYSEKIICVYMKRKYEAMTKLGFKVTLPPFMRNKWATDFQGNDSDNDCNCGNQVECPQMTFGRLQGIFLKIMPKKPAEEGNDSKGVPEASGPQNDGKQLCPSGKPSTSEKINATSGPKRGKHAWTHRLRERKQLVIYEEISDTEEDEE from the exons ATGGCGGGCTCTTACAGTCTCAGAAATTCTAGCTCTCTTCCTTCTAATAATTTACAAATCACCCA GACCAAAGGTCCTGCGGCTGGAAAGACTCAGGCAGTTTCTCTTGCAGGTCAGACTGCTCCCAGTACCATAAACGGAGACGACGCCTTTGCAAGGACACCTAGGGTTGGTGCTCAAATACCAGAGAAGATACAAAAG ccctTTGATGATATTGCCAAATACTTCTCtaagaaagaatgggaaaagatGAAATACTCGGAGAAAATCATCTGTGTGTACATGAAGAGAAAGTATGAGGCCATGACTAAACTAG gtttcaaGGTCACCCTCCCACCTTTCATGCGTAATAAATGGGCCACAGACTTCCAGGGGAATGATTCTGATAATGACTGTAACTGCGGGAATCAGG TTGAATGTCCTCAGATGACTTTCGGCAGGCTCCAGGGAATCTTCCTGAAG ATCATGCCCAAGAAGCCAGCAGAGGAAGGAAATGATTCGAAGGGAGTGCCAGAAGCATCTGGCCCACAGAACGATGGGAAACAGTTGTGCCCCTCGGGAAAACCAAGTACCTCTGAGAAGATTAACGCGACATCTG GACCCAAAAGGGGGAAACATGCCTGGACCCACAGACTGCGTGAGAGAAAGCAGCTGGTGATTTATGAAGAGATCAGCGACACTGAGGAAGATGAAGAGTAA